A single Dermacentor variabilis isolate Ectoservices chromosome 9, ASM5094787v1, whole genome shotgun sequence DNA region contains:
- the LOC142557530 gene encoding uncharacterized protein LOC142557530 has translation MSNEINFDCDAAASALSFNLEELSLRQQRDADYEKEIDSLERKKFRLEARLRAIDLKVEQLRRDAARQESAILRELEREAESLTQEVSKVKEEARALERQCSQVEAKCDALEKQNAELGSAAADLERRVEELKSQDSSGVAEGFEMRKLLQEFRFEVAQLEQEQRELCEAERQSKTRVESLLTERFQRADLTRRLEAHNDALRLALIQARSRLACGSPGRSRASRRPASDGGAAARKADFRAGGVDGGDNQRQSLQEIHQQLWDVITRMRGEFAALLKRVRCRDTRNAAVQTDREPNENRPEQAAP, from the exons ATGTCGAACGAAATCAACTTCGACTGCGACGCCGCGGCATCGGCGCTGTCGTTTAACCTCGAGGAGCTCTCGCTGCGTCAGCAGAGGGACGCCGATTACGAGAAGGAAATCGACAGCTTGGAACGCAAGAAATTTCGCTTGGAAGCGCGTTTGAGGGCCATCGACCTCAAAGTCGAGCAACTTCGCAGAGACGCCGCTCGACAGGAGTCGGCCATCTTGCGAGAGCTGGAACGCGAGGCTGAGTCGCTGACGCAAGAAGTGTCCAAAGTTAAGGAAGAAGCCCGTGCGCTGGAACGCCAGTGCTCGCAAGTCGAAGCGAAGTGCGACGCGCTGGAAAAACAGAACGCCGAACTCGGGAGCGCAGCGGCCGACCTGGAGAGAAGAGTCGAAGAGCTGAAGTCGCAGGATTCCAGTGGCGTCGCCGAAGGATTCGAGATGAGAAAGCTGCTGCAGGAATTTCGCTTTGAG GTCGCTCAGCTGGAGCAAGAGCAGCGCGAGCTGTGTGAAGCAGAGCGCCAGTCCAAGACACGCGTGGAGTCGCTGCTCACCGAGAGGTTTCAGCGCGCAGACCTCACGCGTCGACTCGAGGCCCACAACGACGCGCTGAG GCTGGCGTTGATCCAAGCCAGGTCCCGGCTGGCCTGCGGCTCACCGGGTCGTAGCCGGGCCAGTCGTCGCCCTGCCAGCGACGGTGGCGCCGCTGCAAGGAAAGCCGACTTCCGCGCGGGCGGCGTTGACGGCGGCGACAACCAGCGGCAGTCGTTGCAGGAGATACACCAGCAGCTGTGGGACGTCATCACCAGAATGCGCGGCGAGTTCGCTGCGCTGCTGAAGAGAGTCCGCTGCCGCGACACCAGGAATGCAGCCGTGCAGACGGACCGGGAGCCGAACGAGAATCGCCCCGAGCAGGCCGCACCTTGA